The Verrucomicrobium spinosum DSM 4136 = JCM 18804 genome includes a region encoding these proteins:
- a CDS encoding class I SAM-dependent methyltransferase, with amino-acid sequence MVECAQVAKARSVLELGPGTGAFTTAIDEVLPEGASYLGLELNQTFVDQLRQQHPRMRFEAAPCQEFDFAGSLGPDCSFDSIVSGLPWTNFPAGLQEAILDHVLPRLRPGGVFVTFAYAGFHMLPQGQRFRALLKERCVELRTSSTVWGNLPPAFVYEAVVVSRPEA; translated from the coding sequence ATGGTCGAATGCGCCCAGGTGGCCAAAGCCCGCTCCGTGTTGGAGCTTGGGCCAGGCACGGGGGCATTCACCACGGCGATCGATGAGGTGCTCCCGGAAGGAGCCAGCTACCTGGGCCTGGAGCTCAATCAGACCTTTGTGGACCAACTGCGCCAGCAGCATCCACGCATGCGGTTTGAGGCAGCTCCCTGCCAGGAGTTCGACTTTGCAGGCTCCCTGGGGCCGGACTGTAGCTTCGACAGCATTGTGAGCGGCCTGCCGTGGACCAACTTTCCCGCAGGGCTGCAGGAGGCGATCCTCGATCACGTGCTGCCCAGGCTACGACCGGGCGGGGTGTTTGTCACCTTTGCCTACGCGGGGTTCCACATGCTGCCACAGGGTCAGCGATTCCGCGCGCTGCTCAAAGAGCGCTGTGTGGAGCTGCGGACCAGCTCCACGGTCTGGGGCAATCTGCCACCCGCCTTTGTCTATGAGGCGGTGGTGGTCTCCCGGCCTGAAGCTTGA
- a CDS encoding YgdI/YgdR family lipoprotein yields MKSRLVVLLTCAGTLLVSGCGSSPYKITLRDGREYFTASRPEFNEKTGYYKFRSLNDRDALIRSDEILMMQEL; encoded by the coding sequence ATGAAATCGCGCCTCGTTGTTCTCCTAACGTGTGCCGGCACCTTGCTCGTGTCCGGTTGTGGCTCCTCCCCGTACAAGATCACCTTGCGGGACGGGCGTGAGTACTTCACGGCCAGCCGGCCAGAGTTCAACGAGAAGACGGGATATTACAAATTCCGGAGCCTGAATGACCGGGACGCGCTCATTCGGAGTGATGAGATCCTGATGATGCAGGAGCTCTGA
- a CDS encoding Maf family protein: MNVNLGHLVPLVLASGSPRRVELMEEAGYVFEVLVPEVEEAHDESLTCEALTMENARLKGRVIAASRPDAVVVAADTLVYLDDKPLGKPRDMEDAAAMLRRLSGRTHRVCTGVAVLAKGGTVEHAFPVISEVTFKLLTEEVIREYHSKIQPLDKAGAYAVQDESAMIIERVEGSWSNVKGLPMERLQDELAGFLNPSVD; the protein is encoded by the coding sequence ATGAATGTGAATCTTGGCCATCTTGTTCCGCTGGTATTGGCTTCAGGCTCCCCCCGCCGGGTGGAGTTGATGGAGGAGGCGGGCTATGTCTTTGAGGTGCTGGTGCCCGAGGTGGAGGAGGCTCATGACGAGTCCCTCACCTGTGAGGCTCTGACCATGGAGAACGCCCGGCTCAAGGGGCGGGTCATCGCCGCCTCCCGGCCGGACGCCGTGGTGGTGGCCGCAGACACCCTCGTCTATCTGGATGACAAGCCCCTGGGCAAGCCGCGTGATATGGAGGACGCCGCGGCCATGCTGCGACGTCTCAGCGGGCGCACCCATCGCGTCTGCACCGGCGTGGCCGTCCTGGCCAAAGGGGGCACGGTGGAGCATGCCTTCCCAGTCATCAGTGAGGTCACCTTCAAGCTTCTCACGGAGGAGGTCATTCGCGAGTATCACTCGAAGATCCAGCCGCTCGACAAGGCGGGTGCCTATGCCGTGCAGGATGAGAGCGCCATGATCATCGAGCGGGTCGAAGGCTCCTGGTCCAATGTCAAAGGCCTCCCCATGGAGCGCCTGCAGGATGAGCTGGCTGGTTTCCTGAATCCCTCTGTTGATTGA